Proteins encoded together in one Kutzneria kofuensis window:
- a CDS encoding DUF6319 family protein: protein MAQPGSLSDEDVEHLRDELVRGREPTVWFTAEAVGVEAGKSAKVVGLNDPVEGDYIQVRPAGSHDELSFSPSELTLERPGRKRSPADVPAVSRPSMEQRMSEIENTTTETPEEVAAGDTAAVEEAPAAKKPRPASTAKKTRVADVVITISGSVDGDWTVDVVAAKKKALRALPVTPAVVGQAAKALHPEVAESIEAILEQAREQQTAKVEQLRAELEAAQKALEELAG, encoded by the coding sequence ATGGCGCAACCAGGCTCGCTGTCCGACGAGGACGTCGAGCACCTTCGTGACGAGCTCGTCCGGGGCCGCGAGCCCACCGTCTGGTTCACGGCCGAGGCGGTCGGGGTCGAGGCGGGCAAGTCGGCCAAGGTGGTCGGGCTCAACGATCCGGTCGAGGGCGACTACATCCAGGTCCGACCGGCCGGCTCGCACGATGAGCTGTCCTTCTCGCCGAGCGAGCTGACGCTCGAACGGCCGGGGCGCAAGCGTTCGCCAGCAGACGTACCAGCGGTATCCCGTCCCTCCATGGAGCAGAGAATGTCGGAGATCGAGAACACCACCACCGAGACGCCCGAGGAGGTCGCCGCGGGCGACACCGCCGCCGTGGAGGAGGCGCCGGCAGCCAAGAAGCCCCGCCCGGCCAGCACCGCGAAGAAGACCCGCGTCGCCGACGTGGTGATCACCATCAGCGGCAGCGTCGACGGGGACTGGACCGTGGACGTGGTCGCGGCCAAGAAGAAGGCGCTGCGGGCGCTGCCGGTGACCCCGGCGGTCGTCGGGCAGGCGGCCAAGGCCCTGCACCCCGAGGTCGCCGAGTCCATCGAGGCGATCCTGGAGCAGGCCCGCGAGCAGCAGACGGCCAAGGTCGAGCAGCTGCGCGCCGAGCTGGAGGCGGCGCAGAAGGCCCTCGAGGAGCTGGCCGGCTGA
- a CDS encoding alpha/beta fold hydrolase — translation MPRHSQSGRSLGVLVPVLMLAAGACAVGPSVRPVIAVNDGAQTSSAGAPTQAGQLPPLDKPQNSSIAWSDCTSATKLRMPETTTSLSFQCGRITTPLDAPDQPGVGDVAVAVLKAGDGAIPLVVVNDATGVPGTLYAAELASKLPAPLLKTFSLIGMDRRGTGASDPAQCIPGSARAEIADYDPDSTQLDNLIAAAKRASQECVLELDDRLQALDSWRTAGDLDQLRDALGVPRLNAIGHGEGSRVLTIYADRYGSHTGRLVLDGSPDPILDPPGAAQAGAVGAEATFDAFASSCRSRGCSLGADPKQAVLSLLDKLRQHPNGDLSVGTAVHAVLMGLADRASWAPLADAISAALRGDENPLAEFAAPLSTVVDGDPPLLDTQLITGCNDMQMRLPPEQISGMVQDWKQKAPLFGGLFAQQLLLCSSWPVPARQLPAPSGHGAPPILVLSTADDPVTPEAGTQRTARQLASGVLVSWEGGGHGALAQSPCATAAVQHFLVDAQVPTDGTACPP, via the coding sequence TTGCCGCGCCATTCCCAGTCTGGCCGGTCGCTCGGCGTGCTGGTCCCCGTCCTGATGCTGGCGGCCGGCGCCTGCGCGGTCGGCCCGTCCGTGCGCCCCGTGATCGCGGTCAACGACGGCGCGCAGACCTCCAGCGCCGGCGCGCCCACCCAGGCCGGGCAGCTGCCGCCGCTGGACAAGCCGCAGAACTCGTCGATCGCCTGGTCGGACTGCACGTCGGCGACGAAGCTGCGGATGCCGGAGACGACCACCTCGCTGTCGTTCCAGTGCGGCCGGATCACCACCCCGCTCGACGCGCCCGACCAGCCCGGCGTGGGCGACGTCGCGGTGGCCGTGCTCAAGGCGGGCGACGGCGCGATCCCGCTGGTCGTGGTCAACGACGCGACCGGCGTGCCGGGCACGCTGTACGCGGCCGAGCTGGCGTCGAAGCTGCCGGCCCCGCTGCTCAAGACGTTCTCGCTGATCGGCATGGACCGCCGGGGCACCGGCGCGTCCGACCCGGCGCAGTGCATTCCCGGCTCGGCCCGGGCCGAGATCGCCGACTACGACCCGGACAGCACCCAGCTGGACAACCTGATCGCCGCGGCGAAGCGGGCCAGCCAGGAGTGCGTGCTCGAACTCGACGACCGGCTGCAGGCGCTGGACAGCTGGCGGACCGCCGGGGATCTCGACCAGCTGCGGGACGCGCTGGGCGTGCCCCGGCTGAACGCGATCGGGCACGGCGAGGGGTCGCGGGTGCTGACCATCTACGCCGACCGCTACGGCAGCCACACCGGCCGGCTCGTGCTGGACGGCTCGCCCGACCCGATCCTGGATCCGCCGGGCGCGGCGCAGGCCGGGGCGGTCGGCGCGGAGGCGACGTTCGACGCGTTCGCCTCGTCCTGCCGCAGCCGCGGCTGCTCGCTGGGCGCGGACCCGAAGCAGGCCGTGCTGTCGCTGCTGGACAAGCTGCGGCAGCATCCGAACGGCGACCTGTCGGTCGGCACCGCCGTGCACGCCGTGCTGATGGGGCTGGCCGACCGGGCCAGCTGGGCGCCGCTGGCCGACGCGATCAGCGCGGCGCTGCGGGGTGACGAGAACCCGCTGGCCGAGTTCGCGGCGCCGCTGTCGACCGTCGTGGACGGCGATCCGCCACTGCTGGACACGCAGTTGATCACCGGCTGCAACGACATGCAGATGCGGCTGCCGCCGGAGCAGATCAGCGGCATGGTCCAGGACTGGAAGCAGAAGGCCCCGCTGTTCGGCGGCCTGTTCGCGCAGCAACTGCTGCTGTGCAGCTCATGGCCGGTGCCGGCGCGGCAGCTGCCGGCCCCGAGCGGGCACGGCGCGCCGCCGATCCTGGTGCTGAGCACCGCCGACGACCCCGTCACCCCGGAGGCCGGCACGCAGCGCACCGCGCGCCAGCTGGCCTCGGGTGTGCTGGTCAGCTGGGAGGGCGGCGGGCACGGCGCGCTCGCGCAGTCGCCGTGCGCCACCGCCGCTGTGCAGCATTTCCTGGTCGACGCTCAGGTTCCGACGGACGGCACGGCCTGCCCGCCGTGA
- a CDS encoding EamA family transporter, with protein MVMVSVDGTSGRLPRRALGEVADRLLGSVPPTGLLLGGIVSVQLGAALAKGLFPVIGAAGTAGVRLVFAAVVLLAFWRPRLRMSGRAWLVVLGYGTVLGLMNLSIYEALQRLPLGIAVTIEFLGPLAIALAGSRRWLDALWALLAAAGVAMLADIGGDASLLGILFALAAAVCWAGYILLGAKLGEATAGGSGLAVAMAIGAVVIAPFGVAEAGSALLNPTILVIGAGVALLSSVIPYSLELEALRKIPPRLFGVLMSVEPAVAALAGVLVLGENLRPVQWLAIMCVVTASAGATYLARNK; from the coding sequence ATGGTCATGGTCTCCGTGGACGGCACTTCGGGCCGGCTGCCCCGCCGCGCGCTCGGCGAAGTCGCCGACCGCCTGCTCGGCTCGGTGCCGCCGACCGGACTGCTGCTGGGCGGCATCGTCAGCGTCCAGCTCGGCGCGGCACTGGCCAAGGGCCTGTTCCCGGTCATCGGGGCGGCCGGCACGGCCGGTGTGCGGCTGGTGTTCGCCGCCGTCGTGCTGCTGGCGTTCTGGCGGCCCCGGCTGCGCATGTCCGGGCGGGCGTGGCTGGTGGTCCTCGGCTACGGCACCGTGCTCGGGCTGATGAACCTGTCCATCTACGAGGCACTGCAGCGGTTACCCCTCGGCATCGCCGTGACCATCGAGTTCCTCGGGCCGCTGGCGATCGCGCTGGCCGGCTCGCGCCGCTGGCTGGACGCGTTGTGGGCGCTGCTGGCCGCCGCCGGCGTGGCGATGCTGGCCGACATCGGCGGCGACGCCTCGCTGCTCGGCATCCTGTTCGCGCTGGCCGCCGCGGTCTGCTGGGCCGGTTACATCCTGCTCGGCGCCAAGCTCGGAGAGGCCACCGCCGGCGGCTCCGGCCTCGCCGTCGCGATGGCCATCGGCGCGGTGGTCATCGCCCCGTTCGGCGTGGCCGAGGCCGGCTCGGCGCTGCTGAACCCGACGATCCTGGTCATCGGGGCCGGCGTCGCCCTGCTGTCGTCGGTGATCCCGTACTCGCTGGAGTTGGAGGCGCTGCGCAAGATCCCGCCGCGCCTGTTCGGCGTGCTGATGAGCGTCGAGCCGGCGGTTGCCGCGCTGGCCGGGGTGCTCGTGCTCGGCGAGAACCTGCGGCCGGTGCAGTGGCTGGCGATCATGTGCGTGGTCACGGCCTCGGCCGGCGCGACGTACCTGGCCCGGAACAAGTGA
- a CDS encoding ABC transporter permease, producing the protein MTDDHGVHTDPAAIAELVAAAESEHADIAADGSVAGYRGSRTLRLGVELRRQLRRRRTQLALGFLAVLPFLLLIAFKAAPNQSNSRSASSAFVDLATSSGLNFAIFALFASASFLLVVVIALFFGDTVASEASWSSLKYLLAIPVPRGRLLRQKAVVSGLLSVLGLIVLPAVALVVGLIWYGSGDLISTTGESLAFGTGLVRLALAVAYLIVYLTWIAGLALLLSVSTDAPLGAVGGAVLVSIVSQILDSITALGDLRDYLPTHYATAWSDLLSSDVDWGDMVRGSFSSLAYAAVFVVLAARRFGRKDITS; encoded by the coding sequence ATGACCGACGACCACGGGGTGCACACCGATCCGGCGGCGATCGCCGAGCTGGTCGCCGCCGCCGAGAGCGAGCACGCCGACATCGCCGCCGACGGGTCCGTCGCCGGCTACCGCGGCTCGCGGACGTTGCGGCTGGGAGTGGAGCTCCGTCGCCAGCTGCGGCGGCGGCGCACCCAGTTGGCGCTCGGCTTCCTGGCGGTGCTGCCGTTCCTGCTGCTGATCGCGTTCAAGGCGGCGCCGAACCAGAGCAACTCCCGGTCGGCCTCGTCGGCGTTCGTGGACCTGGCCACGTCGAGCGGCCTGAACTTCGCGATCTTCGCGCTGTTCGCCTCGGCCAGCTTCCTGCTGGTCGTGGTGATCGCCCTGTTCTTCGGCGACACCGTGGCCAGCGAGGCCTCCTGGTCGAGCCTGAAGTACCTGCTGGCGATCCCGGTCCCCCGGGGCCGGCTGCTGCGGCAGAAGGCGGTCGTCTCCGGCCTGCTGTCGGTGCTCGGGCTGATCGTGCTGCCGGCGGTCGCGCTGGTCGTGGGCCTGATCTGGTACGGCAGCGGCGACCTGATCAGCACCACCGGCGAGTCGCTGGCGTTCGGCACCGGCCTCGTCCGGCTCGCCCTGGCCGTCGCCTACCTCATCGTCTACCTGACGTGGATCGCCGGCCTGGCGCTGCTGTTGTCGGTGTCCACGGACGCGCCGCTGGGCGCGGTCGGCGGGGCGGTGCTGGTGTCGATCGTGTCGCAGATCCTGGACTCGATCACGGCGCTCGGCGACCTGCGCGACTACCTGCCGACGCACTACGCGACGGCGTGGTCGGACCTGCTCAGCTCGGACGTCGACTGGGGCGACATGGTCCGGGGCTCGTTCTCGTCGCTGGCCTATGCGGCGGTCTTCGTGGTGCTGGCCGCGCGGCGCTTCGGCCGCAAGGACATCACGTCCTGA
- a CDS encoding alpha/beta fold hydrolase — protein sequence MTRPAPQPSISSRDVLIDVVDGPDDAKQPIQLDATFYVPETTPAPAVIVSPGFGQTKADLADDATDLARRGFAVLAYSARGFGRSTGQIELNSPDYEVRDADQLVGWLSRQPEVVQDKQDDPRVGVMGGSYGGALALMLAGLDKDKRVDAVASLITYNDLSKALLPDAATAAPIDGSTPAAGVGGDDGVFKKTWAGNLFGSAMTGIRPGAASSCGRFAPDVCAAYTRVATTGRADQATIDLLRRNSPVSVADGISAPTLLVQGEQDTLFGLDQADATARQLAKNNVPVKVSWYPGGHDGGAPGDDVRAEVADWFAFYLKHGNAPDPGTGFSYDVQGTIRARGAPTLRTIAAPDYPGLRNDPTARQKVLLTGPQQPVITPPGGSPASVSSLPGVGTALLGGSAAGLAGGLAVDLPGQSAVFTSEPLGSPLTIAGSTLTTLRIGRAPVPAEGDSGDTVLFAKLYDVGPDGRRTLPGSAVAPFRVQLPADGSSVDVNVSLAGIVRPVAAGHRLQLVVTTTDQAYANQTAPSVRTVTLAGPLRVPVVNGASASGSGIPAGPVIGIAVILGLGLLAALVAALRRRGGGDVDPDLVDVPMVITGLTKSYPGRLTAVKDLSFRVEKGQVLGLLGPNGAGKTTTLRMLMGLVRPTAGEIRVFGHRVHAGAPVLSRIGSFVEGAGFLPHLSGTANLRLYWAATGRPPAEAHLEQALEIAGLGDAVRRRVGTYSQGMRQRLAIAQAMLGLPDLLVLDEPTNGLDPPQIHQMRDVLKRYAATGRTVVVSSHLLSEVEQSCSHVVVMHRGRLVAAGDVDDIVAGGGEATFRVDRVTDAARVLRDLNGTSSVTADGQLVHADLGTTARSAAVDALVRAGIAVEQAGPRRRLEDAFLRLVENEQGQP from the coding sequence ATGACCCGGCCCGCGCCGCAACCGTCGATCAGTTCCCGGGACGTGCTGATCGACGTGGTCGACGGCCCGGACGACGCCAAGCAGCCGATCCAGCTGGACGCCACGTTCTACGTGCCGGAGACGACACCGGCGCCGGCGGTGATCGTGTCGCCGGGCTTCGGCCAGACCAAGGCCGACCTCGCCGACGACGCGACCGACCTGGCCCGGCGCGGGTTCGCGGTGCTGGCCTACTCGGCCCGCGGCTTCGGCCGCAGCACCGGACAGATCGAGTTGAACTCGCCGGACTACGAGGTGCGGGACGCCGACCAGCTGGTCGGGTGGCTGTCCCGGCAGCCCGAGGTCGTCCAGGACAAGCAGGACGACCCGCGCGTCGGCGTCATGGGCGGCTCGTACGGCGGCGCGCTGGCGCTGATGCTCGCCGGCCTGGACAAGGACAAGCGGGTCGACGCCGTCGCGTCCCTGATCACGTACAACGACCTGTCGAAGGCCCTGCTGCCGGACGCGGCGACCGCCGCCCCGATCGACGGGTCGACACCGGCCGCGGGCGTCGGCGGCGACGACGGCGTGTTCAAGAAGACGTGGGCGGGCAACCTCTTCGGCAGCGCGATGACCGGCATCCGGCCGGGTGCGGCCAGTTCGTGCGGGCGGTTCGCCCCGGACGTGTGCGCGGCCTACACGCGGGTCGCCACCACCGGGCGCGCCGACCAGGCCACGATCGACCTGCTGCGGCGCAACTCGCCGGTCAGCGTCGCCGACGGGATCAGCGCCCCGACGCTGCTGGTGCAGGGCGAGCAGGACACGCTGTTCGGGCTGGACCAGGCCGACGCCACGGCCCGGCAGCTGGCGAAGAACAACGTCCCGGTCAAGGTCTCCTGGTACCCGGGCGGCCACGACGGCGGCGCGCCCGGCGACGACGTCCGGGCCGAGGTCGCCGACTGGTTCGCCTTCTACCTCAAGCACGGCAACGCTCCCGATCCCGGCACCGGCTTCTCGTACGACGTGCAGGGCACGATCCGGGCCCGCGGCGCGCCGACGCTGCGGACCATCGCCGCGCCGGACTATCCCGGTCTGCGCAACGATCCGACGGCCCGGCAGAAGGTGCTCCTGACCGGCCCGCAGCAGCCGGTGATCACGCCACCGGGCGGCAGCCCCGCGTCCGTGAGCAGCCTGCCCGGCGTGGGGACGGCACTGCTCGGTGGATCGGCGGCCGGCCTGGCCGGTGGTCTCGCCGTGGACCTGCCCGGGCAGTCCGCCGTCTTCACGAGCGAGCCGCTGGGGTCGCCGCTGACGATCGCCGGCTCCACCCTCACGACGCTGCGTATCGGCCGGGCGCCGGTGCCGGCCGAGGGCGATTCCGGCGACACCGTGCTGTTCGCCAAGCTCTACGACGTCGGCCCCGACGGGCGGCGGACGCTGCCCGGATCGGCGGTCGCGCCGTTCCGGGTGCAACTGCCGGCCGACGGCTCGTCTGTCGACGTGAACGTCAGCCTCGCCGGCATCGTCCGGCCGGTAGCCGCCGGACACCGGCTGCAACTGGTCGTCACGACGACGGACCAGGCGTACGCGAACCAGACCGCGCCGTCGGTGCGGACGGTCACCTTGGCCGGCCCGCTGCGAGTGCCCGTGGTCAACGGCGCCAGCGCCTCCGGCAGCGGCATCCCGGCCGGACCGGTGATCGGCATCGCGGTCATTCTCGGCCTCGGCCTGCTGGCGGCGCTGGTCGCCGCGCTGCGCCGCCGGGGCGGCGGCGACGTCGACCCGGACCTGGTCGACGTGCCGATGGTGATCACCGGGCTGACCAAGTCGTACCCGGGCCGGCTGACGGCCGTGAAGGACCTGTCGTTCCGGGTGGAGAAGGGCCAGGTCCTGGGCCTGCTCGGACCGAACGGCGCCGGCAAGACGACCACGCTGCGAATGCTGATGGGCCTGGTCCGGCCCACTGCCGGCGAGATCCGGGTGTTCGGCCACCGGGTGCACGCCGGCGCGCCGGTGCTGTCACGGATCGGCTCGTTCGTGGAGGGCGCCGGCTTCCTGCCGCACCTGTCCGGCACGGCCAACCTGCGGCTGTACTGGGCTGCGACGGGGCGGCCGCCGGCCGAGGCGCACCTGGAGCAGGCCCTGGAGATCGCCGGCCTCGGCGACGCGGTGCGGCGCCGGGTCGGCACGTACAGCCAGGGCATGCGGCAGCGGCTGGCCATCGCGCAGGCCATGCTCGGCCTGCCGGACCTGCTCGTGCTCGACGAACCCACCAACGGGCTGGACCCGCCGCAGATCCACCAGATGCGGGACGTGCTCAAGCGGTACGCGGCGACGGGTCGCACCGTCGTCGTCTCCAGCCACCTGCTGTCCGAGGTGGAGCAGTCCTGCAGCCACGTCGTGGTGATGCACCGCGGCCGGCTGGTCGCGGCGGGCGACGTGGACGACATCGTCGCCGGCGGCGGCGAGGCGACGTTCCGGGTCGACCGCGTCACCGACGCCGCCCGGGTGCTGCGTGACCTGAACGGCACGTCGTCGGTCACCGCCGACGGCCAGCTCGTGCACGCGGACCTGGGCACGACGGCCCGGTCGGCGGCGGTCGACGCGCTGGTCCGGGCCGGCATCGCGGTCGAGCAGGCGGGGCCGCGGCGGCGGCTGGAGGACGCGTTCCTCCGGCTCGTGGAGAACGAACAGGGGCAGCCATGA
- a CDS encoding antibiotic biosynthesis monooxygenase family protein has protein sequence MILTIAEIHIRAGCADAFVDASRSAIEHILASPGCRSAKLTRSVEDPCRYLVITEWDSLESHTQQFYYSEHLVNWRTAVSEFFDEPPMVEHVSEVLDARGEL, from the coding sequence GTGATCCTCACGATCGCCGAGATCCACATCCGGGCGGGTTGCGCAGACGCCTTCGTCGACGCGTCCCGGAGCGCGATCGAGCACATCCTGGCCAGCCCGGGCTGCCGGTCGGCCAAGCTGACCCGCAGCGTCGAGGATCCGTGCCGGTATCTGGTGATCACCGAGTGGGACTCGCTCGAGTCGCACACCCAGCAGTTCTACTACTCCGAGCACCTCGTCAACTGGCGTACCGCGGTCAGCGAGTTCTTCGACGAACCGCCGATGGTCGAACACGTCAGCGAGGTGCTCGACGCACGGGGAGAGCTTTGA
- a CDS encoding TerC family protein gives MIVPLWLWIATLGGLAVLLALDLVIVDRHPHVVKVGEAARWVVFYIACALAFAGGLWWFAGSTPASEFIAGYLTEYSLSVDNLFVFVIIMTTFAVPKIHQHRVLLVGVVLALLMRGVFIGVGAVVISHFSAVFYLFGAFLVYTAVQMARSQGQSHDDEEYKENLMIRLSRKVLPVTDDYHDAKSFVRHNGRRMVTPMLIVMIAIGTTDLLFALDSIPAIFGLTKEPYLVFTANAFALMGLRQLYFLIGGLLDRLVYLPIGLSVLLGFIGLKLILEALHDNELPFINGGEGLPVWEISTGTSLTVIGVVLVVTTVASLIKTHVTGKAGSTGKPKTTGKPNTEAA, from the coding sequence ATGATCGTCCCACTGTGGTTGTGGATCGCCACCCTCGGTGGACTGGCTGTCCTCCTCGCCCTTGACCTGGTGATAGTCGACCGCCACCCGCACGTTGTGAAGGTGGGCGAGGCGGCGCGGTGGGTCGTCTTCTACATCGCCTGTGCGCTGGCGTTCGCCGGCGGTCTGTGGTGGTTCGCCGGCTCGACGCCGGCCAGCGAGTTCATCGCCGGCTATCTCACCGAGTACTCGCTGTCGGTGGACAACCTGTTCGTCTTCGTGATCATCATGACCACGTTCGCCGTGCCGAAGATCCACCAGCACCGGGTGCTGCTGGTCGGCGTGGTGCTGGCGCTGCTGATGCGCGGCGTCTTCATCGGCGTCGGCGCGGTGGTGATCAGCCACTTCAGCGCGGTCTTCTACCTGTTCGGCGCGTTCCTGGTCTACACGGCGGTGCAGATGGCCCGCTCGCAGGGCCAGTCGCACGACGACGAGGAGTACAAGGAGAACCTGATGATCAGGCTCTCCCGCAAGGTCCTCCCGGTGACGGACGACTACCACGACGCCAAGTCGTTCGTGCGGCACAACGGCCGCCGCATGGTGACCCCGATGCTGATCGTGATGATCGCCATCGGCACCACCGACCTGCTGTTCGCCCTGGACTCCATCCCGGCGATCTTCGGCCTGACCAAGGAGCCCTACCTGGTCTTCACGGCCAACGCCTTCGCGCTGATGGGCCTGCGGCAGCTGTACTTCCTCATCGGCGGCCTGCTGGACCGGCTGGTGTACCTGCCGATCGGCCTGTCGGTGCTGCTGGGCTTCATCGGCCTGAAGCTGATCCTGGAGGCCCTGCACGACAACGAGCTGCCGTTCATCAACGGCGGCGAGGGGCTGCCGGTGTGGGAGATCAGCACCGGCACCTCGCTCACGGTGATCGGCGTCGTCCTGGTCGTCACCACCGTGGCCAGCCTGATCAAGACGCACGTCACGGGCAAGGCCGGCAGCACCGGAAAGCCCAAGACAACCGGCAAGCCGAACACCGAAGCGGCCTAG
- a CDS encoding S9 family peptidase, which produces MRPEDVALLRVPGSVTLRGDLLLTDVARPDLESDSYRGGLVRVPTDGSEPQPWTRGERDTAPRISPDGRWVAFLRDRQLYVIATDGGEARRVTDLPGGAGTPVWAPDSRRVAFAARVPEEGRYGIDGAPAAEAEAPRRITDLRYRLDGVGFLRDRVQQLFVVDVLAEEEPHRLTDGDVDLDDPTWTPDGQHVLAVGARQDAGPQNLHDDVYAVPAAGGQLVVAVRGEGMITSIAAAEGRIYLLGSEFTGLAARPLPDGVWVAPFDPAGSPQPPRLLTDPRTVDCEGGTGNLVVTADGVLALVRNRGAVELRLVPVDADRAPLDDLPVIAGGQVVVKTFAEDAGRIAVVVSTPESAGEVVLVGTDVKTDFGADLRAAGIRPLREIHGTAPDGYPVHGWVVLPEGDGPHPVLLNVHGGPFMYYGWGLFDEAQVYASAGYAVVLPNPRGSAGYGFDHGVAIVNALGTVDADDVLALLDAALELPECDAERVGVMGGSYGGFMTSWLAAHHGHRFKAAWSERAVNAWDSFVGSSDIGWWFGQVYCGSDPDVQRAVSPLTYADKIRIPFAVVHSEQDWRCPIEQAQRMFVALKSNGTEAELLLFPGEGHELTRSGRPVHRRQRFDAVLDWWQRHLGESIGTGTR; this is translated from the coding sequence GTGCGCCCTGAAGACGTCGCGCTGCTGCGCGTGCCCGGTTCCGTCACCCTTCGCGGCGATCTGCTGCTCACCGACGTGGCCCGCCCCGACCTGGAGTCCGACAGCTACCGGGGCGGGCTCGTCCGGGTGCCGACGGACGGTTCCGAGCCGCAGCCGTGGACCCGGGGCGAGCGGGACACGGCGCCGCGGATCTCCCCGGACGGGCGCTGGGTCGCCTTCCTGCGTGACCGCCAGCTCTACGTCATCGCCACGGACGGCGGCGAGGCCCGCCGGGTGACCGACCTGCCCGGCGGCGCCGGCACGCCGGTGTGGGCCCCGGACTCCCGCCGCGTCGCCTTCGCGGCGAGGGTGCCCGAGGAGGGCCGCTACGGCATCGACGGCGCACCGGCGGCCGAGGCCGAGGCGCCGCGCCGGATCACCGACCTGCGGTACCGGCTGGACGGCGTCGGCTTCCTCCGCGACCGCGTCCAGCAGCTGTTCGTCGTCGACGTCCTGGCCGAGGAGGAGCCTCACCGGCTGACCGACGGCGATGTCGACCTCGACGACCCGACGTGGACTCCGGACGGCCAGCACGTGTTGGCCGTCGGCGCACGGCAGGACGCCGGGCCGCAGAACCTGCACGACGACGTGTACGCCGTGCCCGCGGCCGGCGGCCAGCTGGTCGTCGCCGTCCGCGGCGAGGGCATGATCACCTCTATCGCCGCCGCCGAAGGGCGGATCTACCTGCTCGGCTCCGAGTTCACCGGCCTGGCGGCGCGGCCGCTGCCCGATGGCGTGTGGGTCGCGCCGTTCGACCCGGCCGGCTCCCCGCAGCCGCCGCGGCTGCTGACCGATCCGCGGACCGTCGACTGCGAAGGCGGCACCGGCAACCTCGTCGTCACGGCGGACGGCGTCCTCGCGCTGGTCCGCAACCGGGGCGCGGTGGAGCTGCGTCTGGTGCCCGTCGACGCCGACCGGGCCCCGCTCGACGACCTTCCCGTCATCGCGGGCGGCCAGGTGGTCGTCAAGACGTTCGCCGAGGACGCCGGCCGCATCGCGGTGGTCGTGTCGACGCCCGAGAGCGCTGGCGAGGTCGTCCTGGTCGGCACGGACGTCAAGACCGACTTCGGCGCCGACCTGCGGGCCGCCGGCATCCGGCCGCTCCGCGAGATCCACGGCACCGCGCCGGACGGCTACCCGGTGCACGGCTGGGTCGTGCTGCCCGAGGGCGACGGCCCGCATCCTGTGCTGCTGAACGTCCACGGCGGCCCGTTCATGTACTACGGCTGGGGCCTGTTCGACGAGGCCCAGGTCTATGCCTCCGCCGGCTACGCCGTGGTGCTGCCGAACCCGCGCGGCTCGGCCGGCTACGGCTTCGACCACGGCGTGGCCATCGTCAACGCGCTGGGCACCGTCGACGCCGACGACGTGCTGGCGCTGCTCGACGCCGCCCTTGAGCTGCCCGAGTGCGACGCCGAGCGGGTCGGCGTGATGGGCGGCTCCTACGGCGGCTTCATGACCAGCTGGCTGGCCGCCCACCACGGCCACCGGTTCAAGGCGGCGTGGAGCGAGCGGGCCGTCAACGCCTGGGACTCGTTCGTCGGCTCGTCCGACATCGGCTGGTGGTTCGGGCAGGTTTACTGCGGCTCCGATCCCGATGTGCAGCGGGCCGTGAGTCCGCTCACCTACGCCGACAAGATCCGCATCCCGTTCGCGGTCGTGCACTCGGAGCAGGACTGGCGCTGTCCCATCGAGCAGGCCCAGCGCATGTTCGTGGCGCTGAAGAGCAACGGCACCGAGGCTGAGCTGCTGCTTTTCCCCGGCGAGGGGCACGAGCTGACCCGCTCCGGGCGGCCGGTCCACCGGCGGCAGCGGTTCGACGCCGTGCTCGACTGGTGGCAACGGCACCTCGGGGAATCCATTGGCACCGGGACCCGGTGA
- a CDS encoding GNAT family N-acetyltransferase, which translates to MTWTVRRADSGDVRELARINQESWRNAARGTVPDVLLDRMLPESHLNGWRRWVCLPDPDGVFVAEDAEGRIGSYCVVAEARDDDDVHADLRTGELVGVHADPECQGTGAGRIVHDAALDHLADQGFRYAVLWVLQDDWTTRSFYAHLGWRHDGAAKEHVVGEHRLGLVRYGRFLPARRRNHPPSGWRFPAFG; encoded by the coding sequence ATGACATGGACGGTGCGACGGGCCGATTCCGGTGACGTTCGCGAGCTGGCCAGGATCAACCAGGAGTCCTGGCGAAATGCCGCTCGCGGCACGGTGCCGGACGTGTTGCTCGACCGGATGCTGCCGGAGAGCCACCTGAACGGATGGCGGCGATGGGTGTGCCTACCCGACCCCGACGGGGTGTTCGTCGCCGAGGACGCCGAGGGGCGAATAGGGTCCTACTGTGTCGTCGCGGAGGCCCGTGACGACGATGACGTGCACGCCGACCTGCGTACCGGCGAACTCGTGGGGGTGCACGCCGATCCCGAGTGCCAGGGCACCGGCGCCGGCCGGATCGTGCACGACGCCGCCCTGGACCACCTGGCCGACCAGGGCTTCCGGTACGCCGTGCTGTGGGTGCTCCAGGACGACTGGACCACCCGCTCCTTCTACGCCCATCTCGGCTGGCGGCACGACGGCGCCGCCAAGGAACACGTTGTCGGCGAGCACCGATTGGGGCTGGTCCGCTACGGCAGGTTTCTTCCTGCCCGCCGACGCAACCACCCCCCGTCCGGCTGGCGATTCCCCGCCTTCGGCTGA